The following are encoded in a window of Ranitomeya variabilis isolate aRanVar5 chromosome 6, aRanVar5.hap1, whole genome shotgun sequence genomic DNA:
- the LOC143781375 gene encoding chromobox protein homolog 5-like: MRQNLVVLKESLTTAQERYKRSADRFRKPAPMFKGRVVPPPQPVVIDGQEQFVVEEIVDSRIRRNRLQYLIRWQGYPPEEDSWEPVENINAQQKISHFHQRFPEKPCPGSS; this comes from the exons atgaggcaaaatctggtggttctgaaggaatccctgaccacagctcaagaacgttataagagatcggctgatagattccgtaaacctgcacccatgttcaag ggacgtgttgtgccacctccgcaacctgtggtgattgatgggcaagaacaatttgtggtggaggaaattgttgattccaggattcgcaggaatcggctccaatatctgataagatggcagggatatccccctgaggaagactcttgggaacctgtggaaaacatcaatgcccaacagaagatttctcattttcatcagagattccctgagaaaccatgtccaggatcgtcctga